One stretch of Prunus persica cultivar Lovell chromosome G1, Prunus_persica_NCBIv2, whole genome shotgun sequence DNA includes these proteins:
- the LOC18789196 gene encoding F-box protein At1g67340: MRTRGGVCYPRVGGAGDVCFQKKRKKDFAGERCVCRKRNKLSPETTTGRERSSSSSSSSASVDLFDSLPDDLLILILSKLSSTANSPSDFISASITCKRLNGLALHSLVVSKASPKTFVLKAKNWSESAHRFLKLCADAGNVEACYTLGMIRFYCLQNRGSGASLMAKAAIGSHAPALYSLAVIQFNGSGGSKNDKDLRAGVALCARAAFLGHIDALRELGHCLQDGYGVRQNITEGRRFLVQANARELAAVLSSAAASGVPMRQLLTWTPLPHPHPHPHPQLGHLTGSGCPLLSDFGCNVPAPEMHPANRFLGEWFAAREGSPGPGLRLCSHVGCGRPETRRHEFRRCSVCGAVNYCSRACQALDWKLRHKAECAAVERWVDEEGDGADGDGPVNGGDDEMAES; this comes from the exons ATGAGAACAAGGGGTGGGGTTTGCTATCCTAGAGTCGGAGGAGCAGGAGATGTGTGCTttcagaagaagaggaagaaggacTTCGCCGGAGAACGTTGTGTCTGCCGGAAACGGAATAAACTCTCACCGGAGACAACTACCGGCAGAGaacgctcctcctcctcctcttcgtCGTCGGCGTCGGTCGATTTGTTCGACTCTTTACCCGACGACCTCCTCATTCTAATTCTCTCCAAACTCAGCTCCACCGCCAATTCCCCTTCCGATTTCATCAGCGCCTCGATAAC ATGCAAGAGATTAAACGGTTTAGCTCTCCATTCTCTGGTGGTCTCCAAAGCTTCACCGAAGACGTTCGTCCTCAAAGCCAAGAACTGGTCCGAGTCGGCTCACCGATTCTTAAAGCTCTGCGCCGATGCCGGCAACGTCGAGGCCTGCTACACTCTCGGCATG ATTCGCTTCTATTGTTTGCAAAACCGAGGGAGCGGAGCCTCGCTCATGGCCAAGGCGGCGATTGGCTCTCACGCGCCGGCACTCTACTCGCTCGCTGTCATTCAGTTCAACGGTAGCGGCGGCTCCAAAAACGACAAGGACCTCCGGGCTGGGGTAGCGCTGTGCGCGCGTGCGGCGTTTCTTGGACACATCGACGCGCTGCGCGAGCTCGGCCACTGCCTGCAGGACGGTTACGGAGTCCGTCAAAACATAACGGAAGGGAGACGGTTTCTGGTCCAGGCCAACGCGCGTGAGCTGGCAGCGGTTTTGTCGTCTGCGGCAGCCTCGGGAGTGCCCATGCGGCAGCTGCTGACGTGGACCCCACTCCCGCACCCACATCCTCACCCTCATCCTCAGCTGGGGCACCTGACCGGGTCGGGCTGCCCGCTGCTTAGCGACTTCGGGTGCAACGTGCCCGCTCCAGAGATGCACCCGGCGAACCGGTTTTTGGGAGAGTGGTTCGCCGCTCGGGAGGGTTCGCCTGGACCGGGTTTGAGGCTTTGCTCGCACGTGGGGTGTGGGAGGCCGGAGACTAGGAGGCACGAATTTCGTCGGTGTTCGGTGTGTGGGGCCGTGAACTACTGCTCACGTGCCTGTCAGGCGCTGGATTGGAAGCTGCGCCACAAGGCTGAGTGCGCCGCCGTGGAGAGGTGGGTGGATGAGGAGGGTGATGGTGCTGACGGTGACGGACCTGTCAATGGGGGTGATGACGAAATGGCTgagagttaa
- the LOC18789253 gene encoding uncharacterized protein LOC18789253, giving the protein MGFVMEFAENLILKLMEDPKERDRKFREHVYAVKDQCNKTKEMWALPLRPYGFWTFERHNSQLRWDAQISQVAGRRDPYDDLLQHSTDPVTSRTK; this is encoded by the coding sequence ATGGGGTTTGTAATGGAGTTTGCTGAGAATCTGATACTGAAGCTAATGGAGGACCCTAAGGAGAGGGATAGGAAATTCAGAGAGCATGTGTATGCGGTGAAGGACCAGTGCAACAAGACCAAGGAGATGTGGGCCCTACCTCTCCGTCCCTATGGCTTTTGGACCTTCGAGCGCCACAATTCGCAGCTTCGTTGGGATGCCCAAATTAGCCAGGTTGCCGGCCGGAGGGACCCCTACGATGATCTCCTCCAACACAGCACTGACCCTGTCACCTCCAGAACTAAATGA
- the LOC18790213 gene encoding REF/SRPP-like protein At1g67360: MATASSEKGIEINKEKELKHLGIFRVVAIHTLVCLSNLYDYAKQNSGPLRSTVGTVEGAVTAVVGPVYRKFKGVPDDVLAFLDTKVDQAAGKFDKHAPPLAKQVASQTHVLIQKTLEKGQKFVKEAQTGGPRSAIHYAATEYKQFVLNQSVKLWVGLNQYPSIHKVAEKAAPTAAQWSDKYNRTVKDFTRKGYAIFGYLPLVPIDEISKAVEKGEAKKKENAAVPVLHSSDSSDSD, from the exons ATGGCCACCGCCAGCAGCGAG AAAGGGATAGAGATCAACAAGGAGAAAGAGTTGAAGCACCTAGGGATTTTTAGGGTTGTGGCGATTCACACTCTGGTGTGCTTGTCAAATCTGTACGATTACGCGAAGCAGAACTCTGGGCCTCTGAGATCGACGGTTGGGACTGTGGAGGGTGCTGTCACCGCCGTTGTTGGTCCTGTTTACCGGAAATTCAAGGGCGTCCCTGACGATGTCCTTGCTTTTCTCGACACCAAG GTAGATCAAGCCGCAGGCAAGTTTGATAAGCATGCTCCTCCATTGGCTAAGCAGGTTGCGAGCCAAACGCATGTTTTGATCCAAAAAACATTGGAAAAAGGCCAGAAGTTTGTAAAAGAGGCTCAAACTGGGGGTCCGCGCTCAGCAATTCATTATGCAGCTACAGAATATAAGCAGTTTGTCCTAAACCAATCTGTGAAGTTGTGGGTTGGACTGAACCAGTATCCTTCCATCCACAAAGTGGCAGAGAAGGCTGCACCAACTGCTGCCCAGTGGTCCGACAAATACAACCGCACCGTAAAGGACTTCACTCGGAAGGGTTATGCCATCTTCGGCTATTTACCCTTGGTTCCGATTGATGAGATATCCAAAGCAGTTGAGAAGGGTGaggcaaagaagaaagaaaatgcgGCTGTGCCTGTTTTGCATTCCTCTGATTCCTCTGATTCAGATTGA
- the LOC18790275 gene encoding meiosis-specific protein ASY1 produces the protein MVVAQKVKEAEITEQDSLLLTRNLLRIAIFNISYIRGLFPEKYFNDKSVPALEMKIKKLMPMDAESRRLIDWMEKGVYDALQKKYLKTLLFCVCETIEGPMIEEYTFSFSYSNSESQEVSMNISRSGNKKEGGTFKCKSTAEITPNQMRSSACKMVRTLVQLMRTLDRMPEERTILMKLLYYDDVTPAEYEPPFFRTCSEEEARNSWTKNPLKMEVGNVNSKHLVLALKVKSVLDPCEDENDDIQDDEVSLGADSMQRDDYSESDSEVNQSQEDRYIVAPVGDKQQPREDSSAPQEDNSMVDEDDTQDSVEDEQQSSRIKDWISSCHTDTVELTDVLSNFPDISVVLTEEIMDNLVKEGVLSKTGGDTYTINRQKKSDYEFTLVKEEMDGQIIPIADKTPKVNDPMYMKALYHALPMQYVTVAKLHNKLGGEANQTTVRKFIDKMTREGFVEAKGNRRLGKRVIHSDTTQKKLTEVKKALNIDAMDVDNFEPNNKSKHLDHTMGSNYRDTSTCGALHSIGSDLTRMRIRSNCHQNSPMRSEQTTSKTKDHANTPTSRAQPVTSRESFVPGNENVRANGNSDHGDEGERVIRSSRSTQDKRSRKTSTVKEPILQYTKRQKSQAV, from the exons ATG GTTGTCGCACAGAAAGTGAAGGAAGCGGAGATTACCGAGCAGGACTCGCTTCTTCTG ACGAGGAACCTGCTTCGGATTGCTATATTCAATATCAGTTACATCAGAGGTCTCTTCCCGGAGAAGTATTTCAATGATAAGTCTGTTCCAGCTTTAG AGATGAagataaaaaaactaatgccAATGGACGCAGAGTCTCGCAGACTTATTGATTGGATGGAGAAAG GTGTATACGATGCATTGCAGAAGAAGTACCTGAAAACGCTTTTGTTCTGCGTGTGCGAAACAATTGAAGGGCCAATGATTGAGGAATATACGT TTTCTTTCAGTTATTCAAATTCTGAAAGTCAGGAGGTTTCGATGAATATCAGTCGCTCTGGGAACAAGAAAGAGGGTGGAACATTCAAGTGTAAGTCCACTGCAGAAATTACTCCCAACCAGATGAG GAGTTCTGCTTGTAAAATGGTCCGCACACTGGTTCAACTGATGAGAACTCTGGATAGGATGCCCGAAGAG CGGACCATACTGATGAAACTCCTGTACTATGATGATGTGACG CCAGCAGAGTATGAGCCTCCATTCTTCAGAACCTGCTCAGAGGAAGAAGCTCGTAATTCGTGGACCAAAAATCCTTTGAAAATGGAGGTTGGGAATGTAAACAGTAAGCATCTTGTATTAGCTTTGAAG GTAAAGAGCGTCCTTGATCCTTGTGAGGATGAAAATGATGATATTCAAGATGATGAAGTGAGTTTAGGAGCTGATTCCATGCAAAGGGATGATTACTCTGAATCTGACAGTGAG GTTAACCAGTCACAAGAGGATCGATATATAGTTGCTCCTGTAGGTG ATAAGCAACAACCACGGGAAGATAGCAGCGCACCACAAGAAGATAACAGCATGGTTGATGAAG ATGACACTCAGGATTCAGTGGAAGATGAACAACAATCATCCCGGATAAAGGACTGGATCAGTAGCTGCCACACTGACACTGTTGAACTTACTGATGTTCTCTCGAATTTTCCGGACATTTCAGTG GTTCTGACTGAAG AAATTATGGACAATCTTGTTAAGGAAGGTGTTCTATCAAAAACTGGAGGGGACACTTATACTATTAACCGGCAGAAG AAGTCTGATTATGAGTTCACTCTGGTGAAAGAAGAAATGGATGGTCAAATAATCCCAATTGCTGACAAGACACCAAAGGTTAATGATCCCATGTACATGAAG GCGCTGTATCATGCTCTTCCGATGCAGTACGTGACAGTTGCGAAGCTTCATAACAAGCTTGGAGGGGAAGCAAATCAGACTACTGTCCGCAAGTTCATTGATAAAATGACACGGGAAGGTTTTGTTGAAGCCAAAGGCAACCGAAGGCTAG GAAAGCGTGTGATCCATTCTGATACTACCCAGAAAAAGCTGACTGAAGTCAAGAAAGCTCTGAATATTGATGCAATg GATGTGGACAATTTTGAACCAAATAACAAGTCCAAACATCTAGACCATACTATGG GAAGCAATTACCGGGACACGTCCACCTGCGGTGCCCTCCATTCCATTGGATCAGATCTCACACGCATGAGAATAAGATCTAACTGTCATCAAAATAGTCCCATGAGGAGTGAGCAGACTACTTCAAAGACAAAGGACCATGCAAACACTCCAACAAGCAGGGCTCAG CCTGTGACTTCAAGAGAGAGCTTTGTGCCAGGCAATGAGAACGTCAGAGCAAATGGCAACTCCGATCACGGTGATGAAGGGGAGAGAGTGATACGCAGTAGCAGGTCCACCCAAGACAAGCGTTCCAGGAAAACAAGCACG GTCAAGGAACCTATTCTCCAGTACACGAAGCGCCAGAAATCCCAAGCCGTCTGA
- the LOC18793223 gene encoding ferredoxin, root R-B2 has translation MTTLNVLTARLSTICSMRTAKPCRSSSFVMGPRSHGSVSRSSYKALGLKASSSFCVSTMAVYKVKLLEPNGEEAKFDAPEDAHILDSAESAGLKLPHLCRSGACSTCTGLMVLGSVDQSEGVFLDEMQIEKGYVATCVSYPTSDCVIHTHKESDLH, from the coding sequence ATGACGACGTTGAATGTCTTAACAGCAAGACTTTCTACCATATGTTCCATGAGAACTGCAAAACCGTGCAGATCCTCATCCTTCGTTATGGGTCCTCGTTCGCATGGCTCTGTATCGAGGAGCAGTTATAAAGCATTAGGGCTGAAagcttcttcctctttctgtGTATCAACAATGGCAGTTTACAAAGTGAAGCTGTTGGAGCCAAATGGTGAGGAGGCTAAGTTTGATGCCCCTGAAGATGCCCACATTCTGGACTCAGCTGAAAGCGCAGGGCTGAAGTTGCCTCACTTGTGCAGGTCAGGGGCATGCTCTACTTGTACTGGGCTTATGGTTTTGGGGTCGGTGGATCAATCGGAGGGAGTGTTCCTAGATGAGATGCAGATAGAGAAAGGGTACGTGGCCACCTGCGTCTCATACCCAACATCAGATTGTGTTATTCACACCCACAAAGAAAGCGATCTCCACTGA
- the LOC18792894 gene encoding CTD small phosphatase-like protein 2 isoform X2 has protein sequence MQTKKKSSGRTAAREHASPKVTRAQKKAYENVQLVEKKVADLITSSARKQRVGGTHKKNGEPVTATISTMNYDSMCDETAETCLEHDALSDGCIENKGCKEETADCMLGTIFSPSFHISKHTNGEPANEVVEAAGISSEVSAIYLAMKNSKLECVDEHGQEPMSTDLYTDDDEFDEIDDFDPYLFIKNLPDLSSVVPTFRPMLLPKQTRSCPPTSLVLDLDETLVHSTLEPCDDADFTFPVNFNLQQHTVYVRCRPHLRDFLDRVSTLFEIIIFTASQSIYAEQLLNVLDPKRKIFRHRVFRDSCVFVEGNYLKDLSVLGRDLSRVIIVDNSPQAFGFQVDNGIPIESWFDDRSDKELLLLLPFLESLVGVEDVRPLIANKFNLRERVAAAVYPLNSCRGDPFER, from the exons AtgcaaacaaagaagaaaagttcTGGAAGAACTGCTGCTAGAGAGCATGCTAGTCCCAAGGTTACAAGAGCTCAGAAGAAAGCCTATGAAAATGTGCAACTTGTGGAAAAGAAGGTTGCAGATCTAATTACATCTTCAGCAAGAAAGCAGAGAGTTG GCGGCACTCATAAAAAGAATGGGGAGCCTGTTACTGCAACCATTTCAACTATGAATTATGACTCAATGTGTGATGAGACTGCTGAGACTTGTTTGGAGCATGATGCTTTAAGTGATGGTTGCATAGAGAATAAG GGTTGTAAAGAGGAAACTGCTGATTGCATGCTGGGAACTATATTTTCTCCTTCCTTTCACATATCTAAGCACACCAATGGGGAACCTGCTAATGAAG TTGTGGAAGCAGCCGGTATTTCTTCTGAAGTCTCAGCCATATATCTTGCTATGAAAAATTCTAAGTTGGAATGCGTAGATGAGCATGGTCAAGAGCCCATGTCAACTGATTTATACACAGATGATGATGAGTTTGACGAGATTGATGACTTTGATCCTTACTTATTCATCAAGAACTTACCTGATTTGTCATCTGTTGTCCCAACTTTTCGGCCGATGCTTCTGCCTAAACAGACACGGAGTTGCCCTCCTACTAGTCTTGTTTTGGACTTGGATG AAACTTTGGTACACTCCACACTAGAACCTTGTGATGATGCAGACTTCACTTTTCCTGTAAATTTTAATCTCCAGCAGCACACAGTATACGTCCGATGCCGTCCTCATCTCAGAGATTTTCTGGACAGAGTTTCCACTCTTTTTGAGATCATAATATTTACAGCTAGTCAAAGTATTTATGCAGAGCAGCTTCTAAATGTGCTGGACCCAAAAAGGAAGATATTTCGCCATCGTGTTTTTCGTGATTCCTGTGTTTTTGTGGAGGGGAATTACCTCAAAGATTTGTCAGTTCTTGGTCGTGATTTGTCACGTGTTATCATAGTCGACAACTCTCCACAG GCATTTGGATTCCAAGTAGACAATGGAATACCAATTGAGAGCTGGTTTGATGATCGTTCTGATAAAGAATTACTTTTATTACTTCCTtttttggagagcttggttGGAGTAGAAGATGTTCGGCCACTAATTGCAAACAAATTCAACCTTAGGGAGAGAGTAGCTGCTGCTGTTTATCCTCTGAACTCATGTAGAGGTGATCCTTTTGAAAGGTGA
- the LOC18792894 gene encoding CTD small phosphatase-like protein 2 isoform X1, whose amino-acid sequence MQTKKKSSGRTAAREHASPKVTRAQKKAYENVQLVEKKVADLITSSARKQRVGGTHKKNGEPVTATISTMNYDSMCDETAETCLEHDALSDGCIENKGCKEETADCMLGTIFSPSFHISKHTNGEPANEVDFVKFFRNEDHNFHQECEIKYSRVDVLNGHVVQETSESLVRDEKSYYENTLSSVNITYPVVEAAGISSEVSAIYLAMKNSKLECVDEHGQEPMSTDLYTDDDEFDEIDDFDPYLFIKNLPDLSSVVPTFRPMLLPKQTRSCPPTSLVLDLDETLVHSTLEPCDDADFTFPVNFNLQQHTVYVRCRPHLRDFLDRVSTLFEIIIFTASQSIYAEQLLNVLDPKRKIFRHRVFRDSCVFVEGNYLKDLSVLGRDLSRVIIVDNSPQAFGFQVDNGIPIESWFDDRSDKELLLLLPFLESLVGVEDVRPLIANKFNLRERVAAAVYPLNSCRGDPFER is encoded by the exons AtgcaaacaaagaagaaaagttcTGGAAGAACTGCTGCTAGAGAGCATGCTAGTCCCAAGGTTACAAGAGCTCAGAAGAAAGCCTATGAAAATGTGCAACTTGTGGAAAAGAAGGTTGCAGATCTAATTACATCTTCAGCAAGAAAGCAGAGAGTTG GCGGCACTCATAAAAAGAATGGGGAGCCTGTTACTGCAACCATTTCAACTATGAATTATGACTCAATGTGTGATGAGACTGCTGAGACTTGTTTGGAGCATGATGCTTTAAGTGATGGTTGCATAGAGAATAAG GGTTGTAAAGAGGAAACTGCTGATTGCATGCTGGGAACTATATTTTCTCCTTCCTTTCACATATCTAAGCACACCAATGGGGAACCTGCTAATGAAG tTGATTTTGTTAAATTCTTTAGAAATGAAGACCACAATTTCCATCAAGAATGTGAAATAAAGTACTCGAGAGTTGATGTGCTGAATGGTCATGTTGTTCAAGAGACTTCCGAATCCTTGGTTAGAGATGAGAAGAGTTACTATGAGAACACATTATCTTCAGTAAATATAACATATCCTG TTGTGGAAGCAGCCGGTATTTCTTCTGAAGTCTCAGCCATATATCTTGCTATGAAAAATTCTAAGTTGGAATGCGTAGATGAGCATGGTCAAGAGCCCATGTCAACTGATTTATACACAGATGATGATGAGTTTGACGAGATTGATGACTTTGATCCTTACTTATTCATCAAGAACTTACCTGATTTGTCATCTGTTGTCCCAACTTTTCGGCCGATGCTTCTGCCTAAACAGACACGGAGTTGCCCTCCTACTAGTCTTGTTTTGGACTTGGATG AAACTTTGGTACACTCCACACTAGAACCTTGTGATGATGCAGACTTCACTTTTCCTGTAAATTTTAATCTCCAGCAGCACACAGTATACGTCCGATGCCGTCCTCATCTCAGAGATTTTCTGGACAGAGTTTCCACTCTTTTTGAGATCATAATATTTACAGCTAGTCAAAGTATTTATGCAGAGCAGCTTCTAAATGTGCTGGACCCAAAAAGGAAGATATTTCGCCATCGTGTTTTTCGTGATTCCTGTGTTTTTGTGGAGGGGAATTACCTCAAAGATTTGTCAGTTCTTGGTCGTGATTTGTCACGTGTTATCATAGTCGACAACTCTCCACAG GCATTTGGATTCCAAGTAGACAATGGAATACCAATTGAGAGCTGGTTTGATGATCGTTCTGATAAAGAATTACTTTTATTACTTCCTtttttggagagcttggttGGAGTAGAAGATGTTCGGCCACTAATTGCAAACAAATTCAACCTTAGGGAGAGAGTAGCTGCTGCTGTTTATCCTCTGAACTCATGTAGAGGTGATCCTTTTGAAAGGTGA